CCACGATTTCGTACGATTGATTGATCTGTTTTGCATTCATAGCTTTTCTTTTTTCACCCGCCGGTGTTCCGTTCCGTTCCATTTTCCACGCGTTCCACTTGTTCCATTTTGCTCAAAAAACTCGCTATCTAATTGAATATCAAAACGTTCCATTTTTAGTCGATTTTTTGAGCGAAAAAAGTGGAACAAATGGAATTTTGGAACTTTTGGAACAACTGGAACGGAATGGAACGAGTGGAACAAATGGAACAAGATGGAATACCCGACGCCAATTGGAATTAGTGGAACGAATGGAACGAAACGGAACTTTGGAACAAATGGAATTTTTGGAACAAGTGGAACGAGATGGAACGTCCCAGACCAAAATGGAACCAGCGGAACGGATGGAACGAAATGGAATTTTGGAACAAATGGAACTTCTGGAACAAATGGAACATGGCCAGACTAGCCAAGTTCAATGCTAGATGTTGCCATTTTCTTCGAACATTTTTCTCGCAATCCCCTCTCAAAAATTAGGAGGGGTTGTGAGAAAAATGTGGGCCCATTCGAGCTCATTACTCGTTTAGCCAGCGATGAATAGTGCCTTTGCCCCTATTCAAAATCTTCGCGATCTGTTCAATAGTCTTTCCCTGATCACGAAGCTCGCGTGCTAAATCCTTCTGCTCCTCCTTGACAGGCATCACTTCGGCACCAATGTGCTGCGCTTCGTCGATGTTGTCCTGGACAAATTCAAACCATAGCGAATCCGGATTCAGGCGGATGAGCTTGGCACCGTCGGTCTCTTCGCAATGCCTTGATTTGGAGCGTTTGAAAATCCGATACTGAATGTCCTGCTTGCTCTTCCGAAGAAACATGTCGCTATCCGTCAAATCAGATTTCACGCCGGAGCCGCTTTGAAGGTCACTATCGGTCAGCAGATTCCGGGTATGCTTCCGCGTATGGTCAGTGATGATGATTGTTGTATCCAGTAAATCACGCAACGTTAAGATTAGGTGCATTGCCTTGGCGACTTCCTTCCCATTGTTTGTATCGGAATTCAGGAAGGCAACCCTGAAATTGTCCAGAACGATCAAGACTGGCTTGTGCAGCTTCGACATTTCAATGATCGCTTGCGCTTCTTCGTCTAAGCCCTTCTTGGTTGTATAGACATAGCTGTGATACTCCGAAAATCTGATTTCCTCAGGTGGTGCGTCAAACAGCTTGGCCAGCCGTCGACTGATCGTATCTTCACTGAGCTCACAATTGATGAATAAGGTGTTCCCGTGGTATTCAATAGGCTCATTCCAGATTGACGGCCATTCCGCAGAAATGGCAATACAGGCTTGGAGGCCTAAGAGCGTTTTGCCGGTCCCACGCTCCGCCGCGAAGATCACCGCGGAGTTTTCCAGGACATAATTTCCGAGTAAACGCCGCAGCGGAGCCAGCGTTCTACCTTTGACCGCGAGGTTTTCCATCTTGTTTAGTGAAGATTTATGTAAAATCTTTCCTTCCGAATGGTTGGAGAAACCATTCAGGGCTGCTAAATTTGTCATACTAAGACTTTTAAGTTTTTAAGGGGTAAT
This Dyadobacter sp. UC 10 DNA region includes the following protein-coding sequences:
- a CDS encoding AAA family ATPase, producing the protein MTNLAALNGFSNHSEGKILHKSSLNKMENLAVKGRTLAPLRRLLGNYVLENSAVIFAAERGTGKTLLGLQACIAISAEWPSIWNEPIEYHGNTLFINCELSEDTISRRLAKLFDAPPEEIRFSEYHSYVYTTKKGLDEEAQAIIEMSKLHKPVLIVLDNFRVAFLNSDTNNGKEVAKAMHLILTLRDLLDTTIIITDHTRKHTRNLLTDSDLQSGSGVKSDLTDSDMFLRKSKQDIQYRIFKRSKSRHCEETDGAKLIRLNPDSLWFEFVQDNIDEAQHIGAEVMPVKEEQKDLARELRDQGKTIEQIAKILNRGKGTIHRWLNE